The stretch of DNA CCGGCCCGCGTGCCCTGTGCCCCGTGCCTCGTGCCTGCTCTCAGCCCTTCTTGGCGTAGTAGTCGATGTTGATCTGGACGTACTTTCGCCACTCGTCGGGGAGGTCTTCCTCGGGATAGATGGCGCGGACCGGGCACTCGTCGACGCACAGGCCGCAGTCGATGCAGGTGTCGGGGTCGATGTAGAGCTGGTCGGCCTTCTGGAAGTCGGCCTCGTCCTTGGTGGGGTGGATGCAGTCGACGGGGCAGACCTGGGTGCAGGACACGTCCTTGGTGCCGATGCAGGGCTCAGCGATCACATGGGGCATGGGTGCGACTCGACCTCGCGAGGGGAGCGGGCAATGGGAGCCCGGGGGTGGTCCGGGGACCTTCCGGGGGGGAGGGGATGATATCGGGCCGCGCGAGCGGCAGGATGCAACGCGCAAAAAACGAAGCGGGGCCGTCTCGCGATGAGCCGGCCCCGCTGTGTTTCGTGTGGCGCTGTGAGTTGGCCGACGCGTCCTGTGGTCCGCGTCGGGTCCCGGGCGTTGACCCGGGCGCCGAGGGGGATGCCTTCCGACCCAAAGTCGGAGGCGCCCGGCGATCACATCATGGGGTTGGCAGGGGCAGCGGCGGCGCTGGCCTTCTTGCGGGTCGCCTTGCGGCGGGCCTTCTTCTTGGTGGCCTTCTTCTTGCCAGCCTTCTTGGCGGTGCGCTTCTTGGTGGCCTTCTTCTTGGAGGCCTTCTTCTTCGATGCCTTCTTGCGACCGGTCTTCTTGGCGGCTTTCTTGCGAGTCGCCTTCTTCTTGGCACGCTTCTTCTTAGCCATTGCAGAGTCTCCTCTTCAGTGTCGGAGCTGAGGATGTGTCGGACGACGCACAGCGCCACTGGGGCGTCCGACCGACTGTCACATCGTACAACGGGTATCGGCCTCGTGCGCACGCAACCTTCAGGAATCGTTCAAGAGGATCCGCCGGGCGGGCCGAACGCGCCGCCCCGACCGTGCCCTACACTCGCGCCGCGGCCCGCGCCGCGACGCCATACACCCCGCCTCACCGAGCGAGGAGAGACCCGTGCCCGACATCGTCGTGAAGCAACTCCCCTGCGGCATGCCGCTGATCTGCGAACGCATGGAAGGCGTCAAATCCCTCGGGCTTTCGTGGCTTCTGCCCTTCGGCTCCGCCCATGACCCGCAGGCGCGCCTGGGCATGTCGGCGATGCTGTCGCAGCTGCTGTTCCGCGGCGCCGGCGCCCTCGACTCGCGGGCGCAGGCCGACGCGCTCGACCGTCTGGGCGTCGGTCGCTCCTGCGAGACGCAGACCTTCCGGCTGGCGCTCTCCGCGACGATGCTGGGCTCCAACCTCGCCGGCGCGCTGCCCCTGCTGGTGGACGCCGTGCGCCGCCCGGCGATCGACGAGGCCTCGTTCGACGCCGTCAAGGACCTGTGCCTCCAGGCGCTGGAGGGCCTC from Phycisphaeraceae bacterium encodes:
- a CDS encoding 4Fe-4S binding protein, whose protein sequence is MPHVIAEPCIGTKDVSCTQVCPVDCIHPTKDEADFQKADQLYIDPDTCIDCGLCVDECPVRAIYPEEDLPDEWRKYVQINIDYYAKKG